CGTTGTGTGGACGATAAGTAGCAGTTAGAACGAGGTCGACTAGGCGCTTATCTGAGCCACTTGGGAGCTTAAGCAGTTTGACGACAAAATCGCTAACAGATATAATGATTTAATGCCGCAACACTGGCAGCTAATTTCAagtttaaatgattaaatgcGTAAAGAGTAAATGCCAGGCTGCCTCAGCTGAGTCCTGGAAACTGGATAACTACATATACACACTGAACCGGTGGTCTGAGAAAAAAGGAACTTTCCAGAAGAGGCTGTTTGAATCAGTGAATTTGGATAAGATATTCAGGCACATCATCATTTGGCTTTGGGCTGCATGacatcccccccacccgcccccatgcccacaccaccaccaccaccacacagGGTTGAGGGGTTAGAATTTGGCTTTATTTTAGTTGTTTAATTTCACCATTGCTGCTGAGATGCTGCTGTACTTCGGTGCGGTCAGTCTGTTGCGGCGCATCCTGCTTTTTCGCCAGCTGGTGCCGCAATTCAGTGGTTTTGCGGTGTTTCTGTGTTGTTGCCTGAGGCCCTCTGAAACACTGATTACCATGAGCACGTTATCCTGCTCGGCCAGCAGACAACGCAATTGGTTTCCTAAACTCTAGGCAGTTATGTTTCTCAATGCAGGGGCTTTCACAAGGGGAGGAGGCTCCAACGCTTGGGCTAGTTTATCAGGCCACATGGTGCTGAGGTCACAGCAGTTTTATTAtagtttagatttttttaattttgtttttatattttctattttcatttcaaatgcagtttattttttagttttctttgttgttttattactttttatttgaaagatatatttctgtttagtttttatataccTTAGTGTCAGTTTAGGTTTTAgtaattttactttttaattttatgtgTCTGGTCTTACAGTCCTACATGAACACTCAGTACACATTTTCCACCTCAAAATGGTAGAAACATGTTCCAGGGAATAGTAATTAATGGTAATCAaagattttatttactttattttttactttattttcgtatcataattattttaagcttgcaaaaatattttcatattgttttgttttttgttaacaATTATTACACTGGGTCACTGCAGCTGCACTGGGACAACAGAGCAGACTCGTGTTTATTGGTGTCTCGTGCGTCTCCAGCCAGGATCATCTACCAGCATCAGAGACGAGACATAAAAGCAGGACATGGAGAGTTACTCACCCCGAAGCTTGTGAATGCCTCTGTTTATTCGGCTCCCAGTACATTGGGTCAGTAGGTGGCAATGTGGTTCAGAAACTAGCCAGATCTTTATTACTGTACTTCATCTCAGTAAATCCTGTTTTAACCACATGAATCTGAATGATTTTGGTCCAAGTCCCAGGTCAGAACCGTTCTGTTGTAACTGATAGTCTGATCGATATTTCACATACATAAACCTTTGTCTAAAGCAAGACCTGTGGGCCACATCCAGGATAATTCTTAACACCCCATAAAATGGTTTTGATATTCTGTGAAAAATGGCCCACAGGAAAAGGTATCACTCTCATTCAGATGGTCTTGAATCATCGGTATGTTACCCTATGGTGCTTAAAAGCCTCTCccttttattaatattatgcaTAAGATATCTTCCCTTAATAACAACACAATAATTTATTACAGACTTCTGGTGTGGAGGGATGTGAGAAAATACTTTAAATATCCCCTCTGCCATTTCTTTATGTCCACCTTTGCCGTTAAATCCTGATCTCCAGACACAGAGCAGGAGTATCTCTTCAAATGGTTACAGGATTTGTCAGATATTTCATGCCAAATAACTAACGATTCTTTAAAGACCTTAGAGCAGATCTCAGTAACTTTGGCATCTCTcataaagatttttttatttacctcCAAGTACTACATTTTATTTCAGGGATCTGCCAGATCACTAGAAAGATTATTTCTGTATTCAGACTCATCTGCTTATGATTCGCTTAACTTAGTATGGGAACATTTCTTCCTGAAGAATGGAGTGACATCTGCAGCGGAATTTTTCCTAGTTGTACTTCAGGTTCTATCCATGAACTGAATTTTCATAGGATTGTTTTAATCCAGTCTGCCTCCAGAAATTTGTGTTACAAATGCAATTAACATAAGGTATGACTTTTCCGTTTGTTTTGGTCATGTGCTCATAGCCATAATTTTAGAAGGAGGTTCACATTGTGATTCAGGGTATTAGGATGTATATAACACTAGTAtgtggttacggttagggttagggtttgggttagggttaggattagggttagggttaggggtatcATAGATTTCGCGCCCTCATCCCGTCGGAGAAACTGACTCACCATCTGCAATATAATTCGGATAAGTTCTGGCCAGTCTGGGCTCCTTTGTATTATTTCCTCCATGGACTTCGATTTTCCAGCTACACTGTATATTTCTCTATTTATTTATGCTTAACTATAATTCCCATTGTTATTCATTTGGACTGATCATgctttttgtttattcttttTACTCATGCGTACATATATAAACTGGCATCAGCGGTTTGGGATgggatttgtttttgtttttttgtgtatttgtatCCATttgcatatacatatacagcctcagaaaaaattaagagaccacagcacaattttttttcactcatttctcaagttatgggtgtgtgtctgtgaattatatatttgtattttgcaaactgcagcctggttctctgtttttcattaatgaagggcttcttccttgctttatgggattTCAGCCccatttaattattaaaatcaataaaaacaaaaaaaatgttttcaaacatGGATTGGGAATTATACACAAATTATACACAAAATTCACAGGTCGGTACAAACTTCAGTTTTGTATTCACAGTTCACATTGATACAGCAGGGAAAACATAATTTGTCTTgagattatttattattaacattgcaaacacaaacacaattagGAACAATTGTGCACCTAATGTGGATGATGTCACCATGTCAAGAAATATATTCATCTCAATGTGTGTTCTGAAAAGTGATGAAACCAAAGGGTTGACGACGATTATGTTTGCCATTACAGTCCTACCCAGGAAGTCTGGCTCGTCCTGGTcaaacctgcactttacctttcgTCTTCCTACCCTCACCCTGCTGACAGGTTCAATAGCTGTGATTTAGCATAAAATTCAGCAAAATGTCCTACATGTAAATCTAGTTGTTTTGATTTCCTGGGACCAAACTCAGCCCATTTCTCTTATGAAAGGATCCAGTGGATAATGTTAGGGTTTTGTAtatcattgttttatttaaaaagagaaTAATGGAATATGTTTATTACAGGTATAATGTTTTAGAATTACACAGTTCACATTTATAAATGTTATTTACATAAAGTAAAGATTTCAACCAAATAACTGCAAAGCTTTGGTTATATTatcagctaaataaataagccTTGGTCGAACTGCTAATTAATTGGAGGTTATTCATTCATTGGTAGCCCTTTCAGTGATTGAGTTTGACACCAGGCTTAATTAAGGCATCAAATGGCAATGAACAGGCACTTCACAATGACCAAGGCCTCACACTGCTGCATGTGAAAATGGGAACCTTCATCATTTCAACAGAAGGGGGCGTGTTTAACGGTTGTGTGTGAAATGTTTGTGTCTCAATGGTTACCCATCTGTAGAAATCAGCCTTGCTAAAGCGGGGGCTGGGTGAGGGGTGGGTGTCTCAGCGAGTCTCCTCAGCTCTCTATATAAACCTCTAAGCAGCAGgtaatgtcagtttttctagGCCAAGCATACTGAGGACGAGCTGGAACCATGCCAAAGCCACTGCTGTTCCTGGTGCTGCTGGCACTGCTgcctgcctgcagggggcgacgcTTGAGCCGCTGCGAGGTGGTACGCATCTTCAAGCAGCAGGGCCTGGATGGATTTGAGGGATTCGCTCTGGGCAACTGTAAGCATGAACCGTGCTGACCgggctgtgtctgtgtttgtgctgtttgaTTTTGGTGTTAAAGTGACAGAGTGCTCTTTTAGAGTTTGACAAAGCACATTAAACTAAGAAATGAACTGATATTTGGGGATGTACTCGGGTCTGAGCTCCTGAACCACAAACCCAGCTGAGCCCGTCAggtgtttctgctccctccagACGTCTGcatggcattctgggaaagcCGGTGGAAGACCGACAAGGTGCGTGACAGCAACAACATTGGGAAGGACTATGGAGTCTTCCAGATTAACAGCTTCAAGTGGTGTAACGACGGCACGGCTGGCGGGGAGAACCTCTGTAAGGTGCACTGTGCAGGTGAGGGGGTGAGTcggcctcggggggggggggcgagctcGCTAGGTCAGCTTTCTAATGCCTTTCTGGTCCCGGCAGAGCTTCTGAATGACAATCTGACCGCCTCTGTCAACTGCACGAAGACCATCGTCAAGAAGGAGGGGCTGAAGTCCTGGTAAGCATACTGTagtttacccccccccccccaaagagctCACCGGGCTCCTAATTTGCGGGGCATGCCTGGTGTGTTTGGCCACATGACTGTGTCCAGTGGCAGGGATGCTAAATCTGCTTACCTACAGGGACTCCTGGAATGACTACTGTAATGGGCGCAAGATAGAGCGATGGGTCCGGGGGTGCGACTTCACACAGGGCAGGCGGCCTGCAGCACGCCCACAGCAccgccgccccctgctggctgtcgACGCTTCTTAAACATTACTGCAGTGCCAATGTCATGTTGCTTGGTGTGTGTTACACCCCCTTTCAAGGAGCCACAAAATAAAGTTTGCAGTAGACGATGTATCCACTCAGACTGTCTTTGCATCTTTCAGGCTGCATTGTCGTTCATTCATTTAATGGCATTAGCTATGGTGTCGCTGTATAAATAACTGTGGAGCAGAAACAGGGCAGCTCTGATGTGCTGCTTAAAATCATCACAAATTACACCAATGTCTCTCACACAGGGATCCAACAGAATAACACATGGTAACATTCATTTCCTTCTGGCGAACCACACGAGCTTTTACGGAGCTCCTTCACAAACAGCAACACTCCCCTCGACCAGGTACTATCGACTGGGCACTGCTGGCCCTGATATTTATGAGCCTGTGGAGGGGTTAAAGGTCAAGTGGTGCTTTACAGGGGTCTCCACTCAGCCCAGCAGTGGCTCTGAGTGTCTGCGGGAGCGTCCGTGATGAGTGTATGTGAACTTCATCAAAGGTGAATGTGAGGAAAGCATGACCCTCTGTTAGCTTCATTACAACAGCAGTGAGGAGCAAGGCATTCCCATCATTCTGTCCTCCGGCTCCTTGTCAGTAATCACTCTTCCCAGCTGGTGTGTGGAGCAGCAAGGCTCATTAATGTAGCTGCCTGAAATGCTGCTCTCTGTTAGGGGAGGTCTGCTGCTCATTACATTCGGGTAACCAGCACATAGAAATGTGAGGATTTCGGCTGCACTGCAGAAGTGTATTTCTATGGCCACAGCAGGTTGGGTTTGTGTGTAtctgtggattatgtttatatttcattgtggggaccaaatgcaccccacaatgtaaaaaaaacctgtttctTGAAGTTGTGGCGATGAATTTACAGGTCCCcgcaaagatctgtgaatgcaatcaaaaactaaaaatgccaaaattctcatattttgtttggttacttatggttacggttagggctgggtaggggttaagctCATCAGGTTGGGATtaaagttttccccatagaaatgtatggaaagtccccacaaagat
The Paramormyrops kingsleyae isolate MSU_618 chromosome 4, PKINGS_0.4, whole genome shotgun sequence genome window above contains:
- the LOC111836773 gene encoding lysozyme C-like, which encodes MPKPLLFLVLLALLPACRGRRLSRCEVVRIFKQQGLDGFEGFALGNYVCMAFWESRWKTDKVRDSNNIGKDYGVFQINSFKWCNDGTAGGENLCKVHCAELLNDNLTASVNCTKTIVKKEGLKSWDSWNDYCNGRKIERWVRGCDFTQGRRPAARPQHRRPLLAVDAS